In a single window of the Streptomyces sp. NBC_00094 genome:
- a CDS encoding FAD/NAD(P)-binding protein — protein sequence MSSPSATAAAPPRSTVAVVGAGAAGALVAVQLCEAAARRRVPLDLVLVDPAPEAGRGVAYATEVPEHRLNVPVGGMSCYPDDPGHFRRWLCRHGDPTVTPADFASRYRYGSYLADTLGRAVITAHGTVSVRRLRTRATGCADAAGGRVELRLADGGTVTADSVVLATGPAAGRAGWAPAELVASERFVARPWAPGALDGVGASDDVLLVGTGLTAVDLALVLDRPGRTVHAVSRSGLLPQPHAVAPLPPVSPPPGLADLPFHRLRRELTRHFAATRRVHGDWRPALDGLRPEIVRLWQGLTDDERAEFLGRDATPWNVLRHRMAPSTAETVARARAARRLRVHSGRITSTSPAEDGGLVVSLGDGREVRVAWVVDCTGPGLRADAGGDPLWSGLLADGLAVPGPLGIGVSTDHGRLLDAAGHSGRPLFTLGAPRRGELWETTAIPEIRTQAKEIAEAVLAPFTLAPRAVRRRPTDQFGLPLSTHGAAAASFRCGVSRVITVRAKAAEAFARATELDPGFALGHAALALLGHECGADVDVARELADAQRCVRERGDEREQSFVDVVTRRVTGHGAGHTAGHGTGDGDAALVGHLDRFPGDALALGIAVPTIAFSGIADLDGTLALDLVERTAPVYEGHWFHTSLLSFVRQEQGRMEEAGELARAALTAEPASGHAVHALAHVHYESGQHGAGRDWLDGWIGGHGRGAVHRAHFSWHVALHELALDDSAAVRRRWFAQLAPGQVNGVRALVDSGSLLWRARMSRNWTGRVPVDGVLDAVARELVERPATAFTALHSAIALTAAGDLPALRRLRTHAAGADPVQREVVVPLCSALEAVLEEEWATAVRELRGLLPSLRRVGGSAAQREVVEETLLYALVEAGHSDTARHLLEQRLDRRASPLDRRRLAGLPA from the coding sequence GTGTCCTCACCGTCCGCCACCGCGGCCGCTCCTCCGCGATCGACCGTGGCCGTCGTCGGCGCCGGCGCCGCCGGTGCGCTCGTCGCCGTACAGCTGTGCGAAGCGGCCGCACGGCGGCGCGTCCCGCTCGACCTGGTCCTCGTCGACCCCGCACCGGAGGCCGGTCGAGGTGTCGCGTACGCCACCGAGGTCCCCGAGCACCGGCTCAACGTGCCGGTCGGCGGCATGAGCTGCTACCCGGACGACCCCGGCCACTTCCGGCGCTGGCTCTGTCGCCACGGCGATCCCACCGTCACGCCGGCCGACTTCGCCTCCCGGTACCGCTACGGCTCCTACCTCGCCGACACCCTCGGCCGCGCCGTCATCACCGCGCACGGCACGGTCTCCGTACGGCGGCTGCGCACCAGGGCCACGGGGTGCGCCGACGCGGCCGGCGGGCGGGTGGAGCTCCGGCTCGCCGACGGCGGCACGGTGACGGCCGACAGCGTCGTTCTCGCCACCGGGCCGGCGGCAGGCCGGGCGGGCTGGGCCCCGGCCGAGCTGGTCGCCTCCGAGCGGTTCGTCGCCCGGCCCTGGGCCCCGGGCGCGCTCGACGGCGTCGGCGCGTCGGACGACGTCCTCCTCGTCGGCACCGGTCTCACCGCCGTCGACCTCGCACTGGTCCTCGACCGTCCCGGCCGCACGGTGCACGCCGTGTCCCGCAGCGGCCTGCTCCCCCAGCCGCACGCGGTCGCGCCCCTGCCCCCCGTATCCCCGCCGCCCGGCCTCGCCGACCTCCCCTTCCACCGTCTCCGCAGGGAGCTGACCCGCCACTTCGCCGCCACGCGACGCGTCCACGGCGACTGGCGGCCCGCGCTCGACGGGCTGCGGCCCGAGATCGTACGGCTCTGGCAGGGCCTCACCGACGACGAGCGGGCGGAGTTCCTCGGCCGCGACGCCACCCCGTGGAACGTGCTCCGGCACCGCATGGCCCCGTCCACCGCCGAGACCGTCGCCCGGGCCCGCGCGGCCCGCAGACTCCGCGTCCACTCCGGCCGGATCACCTCCACGAGTCCGGCGGAGGACGGCGGCCTCGTCGTCTCCCTCGGCGACGGCCGCGAGGTGCGCGTGGCCTGGGTCGTGGACTGTACGGGGCCCGGGCTGCGGGCCGACGCCGGCGGGGACCCGCTGTGGAGCGGGCTGCTGGCCGACGGGCTCGCCGTCCCCGGTCCGCTGGGCATCGGCGTGTCCACCGACCACGGCCGACTGCTCGACGCGGCAGGCCACTCCGGGCGGCCGCTGTTCACGCTGGGCGCGCCCCGGCGGGGCGAGCTGTGGGAGACGACCGCGATCCCCGAGATCCGCACCCAGGCCAAGGAGATCGCCGAGGCCGTGCTCGCGCCGTTCACGCTCGCTCCCCGGGCCGTACGCCGGCGGCCCACCGACCAGTTCGGGCTGCCGCTGTCCACCCATGGCGCCGCCGCGGCCTCCTTCCGGTGCGGCGTCTCCCGGGTGATCACGGTGCGGGCGAAGGCGGCCGAGGCGTTCGCGCGCGCCACCGAGCTGGACCCCGGGTTCGCGCTCGGGCACGCCGCGCTCGCCCTGCTCGGGCACGAGTGCGGGGCCGACGTCGACGTCGCCCGGGAGCTCGCGGACGCCCAGCGCTGCGTGCGCGAACGCGGGGACGAGCGGGAGCAGTCGTTCGTCGACGTCGTCACGCGCCGCGTCACGGGACACGGAGCGGGACACACAGCGGGACACGGGACAGGAGATGGCGACGCGGCACTCGTCGGGCATCTCGACCGCTTCCCCGGCGACGCGCTCGCACTCGGCATCGCGGTCCCCACCATCGCCTTCTCCGGCATCGCGGATCTCGACGGCACACTGGCCCTGGACCTCGTGGAGCGGACCGCGCCCGTCTACGAAGGGCACTGGTTCCACACCTCGCTCCTCTCCTTCGTCCGCCAGGAGCAGGGACGGATGGAGGAGGCCGGCGAGCTCGCCCGGGCGGCGCTCACCGCGGAACCCGCCTCCGGGCACGCCGTGCACGCCCTCGCCCACGTCCACTACGAGTCGGGGCAGCACGGCGCCGGCCGGGACTGGCTCGACGGCTGGATCGGCGGCCACGGGCGCGGCGCCGTGCACCGGGCGCACTTCTCCTGGCACGTGGCGCTGCACGAGCTGGCCCTCGACGACTCGGCGGCCGTGCGCCGCCGGTGGTTCGCCCAGCTCGCCCCCGGGCAGGTGAACGGGGTACGGGCCCTCGTCGACTCCGGGTCGCTGCTGTGGCGGGCCCGGATGTCGCGGAACTGGACCGGCCGCGTCCCCGTCGACGGCGTCCTCGACGCTGTCGCCCGCGAGCTGGTCGAGCGTCCCGCGACCGCGTTCACGGCCTTGCACAGCGCCATCGCCCTCACCGCCGCGGGCGACCTCCCGGCGCTCCGCCGCCTGCGCACCCACGCGGCCGGCGCCGACCCGGTGCAGCGGGAGGTCGTCGTACCGCTGTGCAGCGCGCTGGAAGCCGTACTGGAGGAGGAGTGGGCCACGGCGGTACGCGAACTGCGCGGCCTTCTGCCCTCGCTGCGCCGGGTGGGAGGCAGCGCGGCACAGCGCGAGGTCGTCGAGGAGACCCTGCTGTACGCGCTGGTGGAGGCGGGTCACAGTGACACCGCCCGCCACCTCCTCGAACAGCGCCTCGACCGCCGGGCGTCCCCGCTCGACCGGCGGAGGCTCGCCGGGCTGCCCGCCTGA
- a CDS encoding ABC transporter substrate-binding protein, protein MRHPARLGIALTLALATAGCSAATDNGSGSDTKPSAQTPAEASAQAATVTSCGHRISLATPPKRTVALDQTSTETLLELGLQDRMAGTANLKTKIPAAYAAAYATVPVIAPKIATGEQLRAATPDFVVAGSADLFTKDRAGTREELASLKVPTFVSAVDCPERNPAGTTPFELLFSDYENLGKAFGAEERAAKLAAEQRAAVAKAGTNAAKAAKGAERPTVVYLYSVFNGMPYVAGGTGLPSEMSRIVGAKNAFDDVDEDWPEVSWEEVAERDPDFIVIGDLSERGRPGDSAAEKRATMTRHPVISRLAAVRDNRILEVPGIELDPSVRSVHALGLLADGMKDLGYVR, encoded by the coding sequence ATGCGCCACCCCGCCCGCCTCGGCATCGCCCTGACCCTCGCCCTCGCCACCGCCGGCTGCTCCGCAGCGACCGACAACGGCTCCGGGTCCGACACCAAGCCCTCCGCACAGACACCCGCCGAGGCGTCCGCCCAAGCGGCAACCGTCACCAGCTGCGGCCACCGGATCTCCCTCGCCACGCCCCCGAAGCGGACCGTCGCCCTCGACCAGACCTCGACCGAGACCCTGCTCGAACTCGGACTCCAGGACCGGATGGCGGGAACCGCCAACCTCAAGACGAAGATCCCCGCCGCCTACGCGGCCGCCTACGCCACGGTCCCGGTCATCGCACCCAAGATCGCCACCGGCGAGCAACTGCGCGCGGCCACCCCCGACTTCGTCGTCGCCGGCTCCGCGGACCTGTTCACCAAGGACCGGGCCGGCACCCGTGAGGAGCTGGCCTCCCTCAAGGTCCCCACCTTCGTCAGCGCCGTGGACTGCCCCGAGCGGAACCCGGCCGGCACGACCCCCTTCGAGCTGCTCTTCTCCGACTACGAGAACCTCGGCAAGGCCTTCGGCGCGGAGGAACGGGCGGCCAAGCTCGCCGCCGAACAGCGCGCCGCCGTCGCGAAGGCCGGGACGAACGCCGCGAAGGCCGCCAAGGGGGCCGAACGGCCCACGGTCGTCTACCTCTACTCCGTCTTCAACGGCATGCCGTACGTGGCGGGCGGCACCGGCCTGCCCAGTGAGATGAGCCGGATCGTCGGCGCGAAGAACGCCTTCGACGACGTCGACGAGGACTGGCCGGAGGTCTCCTGGGAGGAAGTCGCCGAGCGCGACCCGGACTTCATCGTCATCGGCGACCTGTCCGAGCGTGGCCGCCCCGGCGACAGCGCCGCCGAGAAGCGCGCCACGATGACCCGGCACCCGGTGATCTCCCGGCTGGCCGCGGTCCGCGACAACAGGATCCTCGAAGTGCCGGGCATCGAACTGGACCCCTCGGTGCGCTCCGTCCACGCCCTGGGGCTGCTGGCGGACGGCATGAAGGACCTCGGGTATGTCCGCTGA
- a CDS encoding FAD-dependent monooxygenase, with protein sequence MVDVLVVGAGPVGLSAAAELLRHHVRCRLVDRLQARLPYAKAVGIQPRTLEIWDRMGLARAVLEAAAELRGQLVYVNGRERNRIDLVLPPEVPYGFAALPQYATERLLEEYVAGLGVAVERGTELVSFSQDQHGVTAVLRTADGTEEEVRARYLVGCDGAHSVVRKQLGLTFEGGAFPEEYMLADVVADWDLPYGYGVRSSHLADDGSADDVLVCIPLPGAGRYRMSMRVPPELATQHAAPPAAPPAGRTGGGQDDGVAHGLASGGRAPRLSDIQTVVDRLAPRPAVLSRMRWSSVFRISHRIVDRYGYGRVFVAGDAAHIHPPTGAQGMNTGIQDACNLAWKLALVVRGEARPDLLGTYDAERRPVGEEVVGRTVRHAAHGIDTESDDPRTLLLREAQLLVGYRGGPLAGREYGPADAPQPGDRAPDCAGLTTAVAAYSLRLLDILRGRPGHVVLLYAAEPADLAAAAAATAATAAPGTVRGTDGTPDEPGHPNTAPSPRLLPALDVLAVLAREAPPTPPDALPVAGYRDAAGEFARLYRTDGPTGFVVRPDGQLGARFPLAGTAAALSGYLAAL encoded by the coding sequence ATGGTCGACGTACTGGTCGTGGGCGCCGGTCCGGTCGGACTGAGCGCCGCCGCCGAACTGCTCCGTCACCACGTGCGCTGCCGGCTGGTCGACCGGCTCCAGGCCCGCCTCCCGTACGCGAAGGCAGTCGGGATCCAGCCGCGCACCCTGGAGATCTGGGACCGGATGGGCCTGGCCCGCGCCGTCCTGGAAGCCGCCGCCGAACTGCGCGGCCAGCTGGTCTACGTCAACGGCCGGGAACGGAACCGGATCGACCTCGTGCTCCCGCCCGAGGTGCCCTACGGGTTCGCCGCGCTACCGCAGTACGCGACCGAGCGCCTGCTCGAGGAGTACGTCGCCGGCCTGGGCGTGGCCGTCGAGCGCGGCACGGAACTGGTGTCGTTCAGCCAGGACCAGCACGGCGTCACCGCCGTCCTGCGTACCGCCGACGGCACCGAGGAGGAGGTCCGGGCCCGGTATCTCGTCGGCTGCGACGGCGCCCACAGCGTCGTACGCAAGCAGCTCGGCCTCACCTTCGAGGGCGGGGCCTTCCCGGAGGAGTACATGCTGGCCGACGTCGTGGCCGACTGGGACCTCCCGTACGGATACGGCGTACGGTCCAGCCATCTCGCCGACGACGGATCCGCCGACGACGTGCTGGTCTGCATCCCGCTGCCCGGGGCAGGCCGCTACCGCATGTCGATGCGGGTCCCGCCGGAACTCGCCACGCAGCACGCCGCCCCGCCCGCCGCCCCGCCCGCCGGCAGGACCGGCGGCGGGCAGGACGACGGCGTGGCCCACGGCCTGGCGAGCGGCGGCCGGGCCCCGCGACTGTCCGACATCCAGACCGTCGTGGACCGCCTCGCGCCCAGGCCCGCCGTCCTGTCCCGGATGCGCTGGTCCTCCGTCTTCCGTATCAGCCACCGGATCGTCGACCGTTACGGCTACGGACGGGTCTTCGTCGCGGGCGACGCCGCCCACATCCACCCGCCCACCGGCGCCCAGGGCATGAACACCGGTATCCAGGACGCCTGCAACCTGGCCTGGAAACTCGCCCTCGTCGTCCGGGGCGAAGCGCGCCCCGACCTCCTCGGCACCTACGACGCCGAGCGCCGTCCGGTGGGGGAGGAGGTCGTCGGCCGGACCGTTCGCCACGCGGCCCACGGCATCGACACCGAGTCGGACGATCCGCGGACGCTGCTGCTCCGCGAGGCCCAACTCCTCGTCGGCTACCGGGGAGGCCCGCTCGCCGGCCGGGAGTACGGACCGGCCGACGCGCCCCAGCCCGGAGACCGGGCCCCGGACTGCGCCGGTCTCACCACCGCCGTCGCCGCCTACTCGCTGCGCCTCCTCGACATCCTGCGCGGCCGCCCGGGACACGTGGTGCTCCTGTACGCGGCAGAACCCGCCGACCTCGCGGCCGCCGCGGCGGCGACGGCGGCCACGGCGGCTCCGGGGACGGTGCGGGGAACCGACGGCACCCCGGACGAGCCCGGGCACCCGAACACCGCACCCTCCCCGCGACTCCTCCCCGCCCTGGACGTCCTCGCCGTCCTCGCCCGCGAAGCGCCGCCGACGCCCCCCGACGCGCTGCCCGTCGCCGGATACCGCGACGCGGCAGGGGAGTTCGCCCGGCTCTACCGCACCGACGGCCCGACAGGCTTCGTCGTCCGCCCGGACGGCCAGCTCGGCGCACGCTTCCCGCTCGCCGGCACGGCGGCGGCCCTCTCCGGCTACCTCGCGGCCCTCTAG
- a CDS encoding DUF364 domain-containing protein — MTRTTPTSSPAAPAVPAVPAAPAAPAAPAAPAVSVQGLVDAVLAGEHGPLPSELVATSVFWIHHGTRLAGGDTTYLNQYVLVRLGGSFGGCAFEAGEIDPAICRDASGTPLDVLLREAPRPLRIAALDAYLSEIRPHRVAGEAGDAERVVLPTGTPEVRAQARDAAIAGLLDIEEGAKVGLIGVVNPLVAAIREAGGHPLPCDFNLKTTQWGDAVTTDMHEVLDRAEVVVATGMTLSNGSFDTVLERCRSRGIPLIVYAQTGSAVARAFLGSGVTALSAEPFPFSQFSAEESALYRYRTTGGA; from the coding sequence ATGACCCGCACGACCCCCACCTCCTCCCCCGCCGCGCCCGCTGTGCCCGCCGTGCCCGCCGCGCCCGCCGCGCCCGCCGCGCCCGCCGCGCCCGCCGTATCCGTCCAAGGGCTCGTCGACGCCGTCCTGGCCGGTGAGCACGGCCCGCTGCCCTCCGAACTCGTCGCGACCAGCGTGTTCTGGATCCACCACGGCACCCGCCTGGCCGGTGGCGACACCACCTACCTCAACCAGTACGTCCTCGTCCGGCTCGGCGGCTCCTTCGGCGGCTGCGCCTTCGAGGCCGGCGAGATCGATCCGGCGATCTGCCGCGACGCCTCCGGCACCCCGCTCGACGTCCTCCTGCGGGAGGCCCCGCGCCCCTTGCGGATCGCCGCCCTCGACGCGTACCTCTCCGAGATACGCCCGCACCGCGTGGCCGGCGAGGCGGGCGACGCCGAGCGGGTCGTCCTCCCCACCGGTACGCCGGAGGTCCGGGCGCAGGCGCGCGACGCGGCGATCGCCGGTCTGCTGGACATCGAGGAGGGCGCGAAGGTCGGCCTCATCGGTGTCGTCAACCCGCTGGTCGCGGCGATCCGCGAGGCCGGCGGCCACCCGCTGCCCTGCGACTTCAATCTGAAGACCACGCAGTGGGGCGACGCGGTCACCACCGACATGCACGAGGTGCTGGACCGTGCCGAGGTCGTCGTCGCCACCGGGATGACCCTGAGCAACGGCTCGTTCGACACCGTCCTGGAGCGCTGTCGCTCCCGAGGCATCCCGCTGATCGTGTACGCGCAGACCGGCAGCGCCGTCGCCCGCGCCTTCCTCGGCTCGGGTGTGACCGCCCTGTCCGCGGAGCCGTTCCCCTTCTCCCAGTTCAGCGCCGAGGAGTCCGCCCTGTACCGCTACCGCACGACGGGCGGCGCGTGA
- a CDS encoding ABC transporter ATP-binding protein: MRITAEGLSWSVAGAPVVREVSAEVAPGETVGLLGPNGSGKSSLLRCLAGLRTPDTGAVRYDGESVRDWGARRIARHVAFVEQDSGADSDLRVADVVGLGRIPFRDRWRGPDATDRAVVAAALERLGLTALADRSWKALSGGERQRAQIARALAQQPYALLLDEPTNHLDVRHQLELMELLSGTGRTVLVALHDLTLAARYCDRLLLLHHGRLVASGPPADVLTAERLAEVFEVDAQLTTDALGQPSVAYRGSLGARHLGLGRAPGPGLDPGSGSDPGSNPGSDPDSFPGPDPGPDPAEAPAPQPAL, from the coding sequence GTGAGGATCACCGCCGAAGGGCTGAGCTGGTCGGTCGCCGGCGCTCCCGTCGTACGCGAGGTCAGCGCGGAGGTCGCGCCGGGCGAGACGGTGGGGCTGCTCGGCCCCAACGGCTCGGGCAAGTCCTCGCTGCTGCGCTGCCTGGCGGGGCTGCGCACACCCGACACGGGTGCCGTCCGGTACGACGGGGAGTCCGTACGCGACTGGGGCGCGCGCCGGATCGCCCGTCACGTCGCCTTCGTCGAGCAGGACTCGGGCGCGGACAGTGACCTGCGGGTCGCCGACGTCGTGGGCCTGGGTCGGATCCCGTTCCGGGATCGCTGGCGCGGACCCGACGCCACGGACCGGGCGGTGGTCGCCGCCGCGCTCGAACGCCTCGGACTCACCGCGCTCGCCGACCGCTCCTGGAAGGCGCTGTCGGGCGGCGAGCGGCAGCGCGCCCAGATCGCCCGGGCGCTCGCCCAGCAGCCGTACGCGCTGCTGCTCGACGAACCCACCAACCACCTCGACGTCAGGCACCAGCTCGAACTGATGGAGCTGCTGTCCGGCACCGGCCGGACGGTCCTGGTCGCACTGCACGACCTGACGCTCGCGGCCCGGTACTGCGACCGGCTGCTGCTCCTGCACCACGGCCGCCTGGTCGCCTCCGGCCCGCCCGCCGACGTCCTGACGGCCGAGCGGCTCGCCGAGGTCTTCGAGGTGGACGCCCAACTCACCACCGACGCCCTGGGACAGCCCTCGGTCGCCTACCGCGGCTCGCTCGGCGCCCGGCATCTCGGCCTCGGCCGTGCCCCGGGCCCGGGGTTGGATCCGGGATCGGGATCGGATCCGGGATCGAACCCCGGCTCGGACCCGGACTCCTTCCCGGGTCCGGACCCGGGACCGGACCCGGCCGAGGCACCCGCACCCCAGCCCGCCCTCTGA
- a CDS encoding MFS transporter, which produces MVTTPTPLAAKSETPPPRSVLRDPAFLRLWAGTTASGLATWALPFVLGLAVLHRDLDAAGLGLVLAARTAGFLVAVAVGGVLADRHSRRAVVLWSGLAAAVAAPLLAFGLGHSLVLMTAAAALAGAGQGACRPAFQALTAETVDPERRQQANAAMTMAVRGSTLAGPALTALLAAFLDIGTLLLGIGLLWLVAALVPGKGSGNGSVKKSAEGSTTGSTTGSATGSTATEPDPSDPPASPRAGFRAEFLEGIREARRHPWFLAGLSALVAVIALGYSATSVALPLISRDRYGTEWVLAAAMTAYTVGALAGALVIARWRPRSQGWAAFAGLGVYGFAPLSLMLPVHPVVVVAAYAVAGIGIELFNVPWFTATQREAAPDKLARVSSLDFLVSYGLAPVGLALIAPAIEAFGVTAVLGVCAAACFLVPAAAALVPTARHFARTAPAPERRD; this is translated from the coding sequence GTGGTCACCACACCCACGCCCCTGGCGGCCAAGTCCGAGACCCCGCCCCCTCGTTCGGTCCTCCGTGACCCCGCGTTCCTACGCCTGTGGGCGGGCACCACCGCCTCGGGGCTCGCCACCTGGGCCCTGCCGTTCGTCCTCGGACTCGCCGTACTGCACCGCGACCTCGACGCCGCCGGCCTCGGCCTGGTCCTCGCCGCACGCACCGCCGGCTTCCTCGTCGCCGTCGCCGTCGGAGGCGTACTGGCCGACCGGCACTCCCGCCGCGCCGTCGTCCTCTGGTCCGGACTCGCGGCCGCGGTCGCCGCACCCCTCCTCGCCTTCGGACTCGGCCACTCGCTCGTGCTGATGACGGCGGCGGCCGCCCTCGCGGGCGCCGGACAGGGCGCCTGCCGCCCGGCGTTCCAGGCGCTCACCGCCGAGACCGTCGACCCCGAGCGCCGCCAACAGGCCAACGCCGCCATGACCATGGCCGTACGCGGTTCCACCCTCGCCGGCCCCGCGCTGACCGCGCTGCTCGCCGCGTTCCTGGACATCGGGACGCTGCTGCTCGGCATCGGCCTGCTCTGGCTTGTCGCCGCACTCGTCCCGGGCAAGGGATCCGGCAACGGGTCCGTCAAGAAGTCGGCAGAGGGCTCGACCACGGGCTCGACCACGGGATCCGCCACGGGCTCGACCGCCACGGAGCCGGACCCGTCCGACCCGCCGGCGTCGCCGCGCGCGGGCTTCCGCGCCGAGTTCCTCGAGGGCATACGCGAGGCACGGCGCCACCCCTGGTTCCTCGCCGGACTGTCCGCCCTCGTCGCGGTCATCGCCCTCGGATACTCCGCCACCAGCGTCGCCCTGCCCCTGATCAGCCGGGACCGGTACGGCACGGAGTGGGTCCTCGCCGCGGCCATGACCGCGTACACCGTCGGCGCGCTCGCCGGAGCCCTGGTCATCGCCCGCTGGCGACCGCGCTCCCAGGGCTGGGCCGCCTTCGCCGGGCTCGGTGTGTACGGCTTCGCCCCGCTGAGCCTGATGCTGCCCGTGCACCCGGTCGTCGTCGTCGCCGCGTACGCCGTCGCCGGGATCGGCATCGAGCTGTTCAACGTGCCCTGGTTCACCGCCACCCAGCGCGAGGCCGCCCCGGACAAGCTGGCCCGCGTCTCGTCGCTGGACTTCCTCGTCTCCTACGGCCTGGCGCCGGTCGGCCTCGCCCTGATCGCCCCGGCCATCGAGGCCTTCGGCGTCACGGCCGTACTCGGCGTCTGCGCCGCCGCCTGCTTCCTCGTACCGGCGGCGGCGGCACTGGTGCCCACCGCCCGCCACTTCGCGCGGACGGCCCCGGCCCCGGAGCGGAGGGACTGA
- a CDS encoding iron ABC transporter permease produces the protein MSADPVPLKRPGDLLLPSARGWVATEGPAARSGTKHGESAAAQAGPGQRGRSATAQAGLLLLAVGVVVASSAAAVRIGTADVGWADLARILGARLGLDVEPLPPLVDSLVWDLRLPRVLMAALVGASLAVCGAVLQAVTRNALADPYLLGVSSGASAGAVTVVVLGVGASALGVTGGALAGALLSFAMLLLLLRRTGLDSVRIVLTGVVVGQLFTALTSLVLMASADADTTRAVTHWLLGSMAPARWDTVMVCAVVTPLGLAAAWLCSHALDGLAFGTDTAASLGIGVRHTRMLLLVVTAVMTAVAVATVGAIGFVGLIVPHGVRFLVGPLHRVLLPYTALAGAVFLVWTDALARIAFAPREVPVGVITALLGVPLFLLVLRRRGEL, from the coding sequence ATGTCCGCTGATCCGGTGCCCCTGAAGAGGCCCGGGGACCTCCTGCTGCCCTCGGCCCGGGGGTGGGTGGCGACGGAGGGACCCGCGGCCCGATCCGGCACGAAACACGGAGAGTCCGCGGCCGCCCAGGCCGGTCCCGGTCAGCGTGGGCGGTCCGCCACCGCCCAGGCCGGTCTCCTCCTCCTCGCCGTGGGCGTCGTCGTCGCCTCGTCGGCGGCTGCCGTTCGCATCGGCACCGCCGACGTGGGCTGGGCCGACCTCGCCCGGATCCTCGGCGCCCGACTCGGCCTGGACGTCGAACCGTTGCCCCCGCTCGTGGACTCGCTCGTCTGGGACCTGCGGCTGCCGCGGGTACTGATGGCCGCCCTCGTCGGCGCCTCGCTCGCCGTGTGCGGAGCCGTGCTCCAGGCGGTCACCCGGAACGCGCTGGCCGACCCGTACCTGCTCGGCGTCTCCTCGGGCGCGTCGGCGGGAGCCGTCACCGTGGTCGTCCTCGGCGTCGGCGCGAGCGCGCTCGGCGTCACGGGCGGCGCGCTCGCCGGGGCGCTGCTCTCGTTCGCGATGCTCCTGTTGCTGCTGAGGCGCACGGGGCTCGACTCGGTCCGCATCGTCCTCACCGGTGTGGTCGTCGGCCAGCTCTTCACCGCGCTGACCTCGCTCGTCCTGATGGCCTCGGCGGACGCGGACACCACGCGGGCCGTCACCCACTGGCTGCTGGGCTCCATGGCCCCGGCCCGCTGGGACACCGTCATGGTCTGCGCGGTCGTCACCCCGCTGGGACTGGCGGCGGCCTGGCTCTGCTCCCACGCCCTCGACGGGCTCGCGTTCGGCACCGACACCGCCGCGTCCCTCGGGATCGGCGTACGGCATACGCGGATGCTGTTGCTCGTGGTCACGGCCGTGATGACCGCGGTGGCGGTGGCCACCGTCGGCGCCATCGGGTTCGTCGGCCTGATCGTCCCCCACGGGGTGCGGTTCCTCGTCGGGCCGCTGCACCGGGTGCTGCTGCCCTACACGGCACTCGCGGGCGCGGTGTTCCTGGTCTGGACGGACGCGCTGGCACGCATCGCCTTCGCGCCCCGCGAGGTGCCCGTCGGCGTCATCACCGCGCTCCTTGGCGTACCGCTGTTCCTCCTCGTGCTGCGCAGAAGGGGTGAGCTGTGA
- a CDS encoding Rrf2 family transcriptional regulator, giving the protein MRISARTDYAIRAMAELACSPDRPLKAEDIAGRQDIPVRFLFVVLSEMRQARLARSVRGPDGGYTLARPPAEITLADIIRAMDGPLVSVRDLKLTGLEYQGAAAPMPDVWRAVRTSLRQVLESTTLADLATGVLPELVRERARDYNDDIRTYP; this is encoded by the coding sequence GTGAGGATCTCAGCACGAACGGACTACGCCATCCGGGCCATGGCCGAGTTGGCCTGCTCCCCGGACCGACCTCTCAAGGCCGAGGACATCGCGGGACGTCAGGACATCCCCGTCCGCTTCCTCTTCGTCGTCCTCAGCGAGATGCGGCAGGCACGACTGGCGCGGAGCGTGCGCGGCCCCGACGGCGGATACACCCTCGCCCGCCCGCCCGCGGAGATCACCCTCGCCGACATCATCCGCGCGATGGACGGCCCGCTGGTCAGTGTGCGCGACCTGAAACTGACGGGCCTGGAGTACCAGGGAGCGGCGGCCCCCATGCCGGACGTGTGGCGCGCCGTACGGACGAGCCTGCGCCAGGTACTGGAGAGCACGACCCTGGCGGACCTGGCGACGGGCGTACTGCCCGAGCTCGTACGGGAACGGGCCCGCGACTACAACGACGACATCCGGACATACCCCTGA